The sequence TGTGAGCTGCGGGTCGCGCACATCATTGTCTGCGGGCACTACGGATGCGGGGGCGTGCGCGCCTCGCTACTTCCGCCAGCCGACGCCCTGCCGCACTTCAACCGCCGCATCAGGCCGCTTTGCGCGCTCGCACACACGCATCACGCGGCGCTCGCTCGCCTGCCATCGGAAGAGGCACGCATCAACCGGCTCGTCGAACTTAATGTACTCGAACAGGTACGCCTGCTGCGCGAGCATCCGCTCGTGCGTGAGCGTGCACCCTCTCCCCTTGTGCACGGCTGGATCTTTTCACTGAACGACGGCCAGTTGCGCGAACTCGACTCGGGCTATGAGCCTGAAACAACGAAGGCAATCGCCCCCGTCTGACCCGTCGCTCCAGATCGCTCCGCTTACCTCGTTCACCAAAAAATCGCAGTCGCACAAGTTTGGCGTCGCGGTATCCACCCTTCACTATTTTTCGCTTCCATCATGACTTCGAGAGCTTTCCCGTCTGCGCTTCTACGTGACCTCGCTGCCGGCGCTGTAGTCTTTCTTGTCGCGCTGCCGTTGTGTCTCGGCATTGCAGAAGCCTCCGGCGCAGAGCCGCTAGCCGGGCTGGTGTCTGGCATCGTTGGTGGCATCGTCGTTGCCTTGCTCAGCGGATCGTCCCTCAGTGTGAGCGGCCCCGCCGCGGGCCTCGTCGTGATCGTCGTCGACGGCATCGGGCGTCTCGGTAGTTTCTCTGCATTCCTTATTGCATTGCTGCTCTCGGGTGTCATCCAGTTCGGCTTCGGCACGCTTCGGGCCGGCCAGCTCGCCTCGTATGTGCCCACACCCGTCATCAAGGGAATGCTCGCCGCCATCGGACTGCTGCTGATCATCAAGCAGATCCCACTTGCAGTCGGTCTGACGTCGGGTCGCAACACCGAATCGTTGGCAGGCGCGCTTGCATCCATCTCGCCCATCGTCTGTACTGTCGCCGCCATCTCGCTCGCCATCCTTGCGGCCTGGGACACGCATACATTGAGACGCTTCGCGCTAGTGCGGTTCGTGCCCGCGCCGCTTGTCGTCGTAGTTGCGGGCGTAAGCGCGACGCTGGTTTGCGGCGCGCTAGGCGCCACGCTCGCGTTACCACCTGAGCACCGCGTAGCGTTGCCGGCCATCAAATCGTTCGCGGCGCTTGGCGACGCCTTGCATTTCCCTGAGTTCGGGTTGAGCTTCGCGC comes from Paraburkholderia youngii and encodes:
- a CDS encoding carbonic anhydrase, with amino-acid sequence MNLPKRMLVANVAWAQEMGRREPNLFRALAMGQKPQVLWIGCSDSRVPAETITHCAPGDLFVHRNIANLLHLDDDNTMSVLEYAVCELRVAHIIVCGHYGCGGVRASLLPPADALPHFNRRIRPLCALAHTHHAALARLPSEEARINRLVELNVLEQVRLLREHPLVRERAPSPLVHGWIFSLNDGQLRELDSGYEPETTKAIAPV